In Desulfocurvus vexinensis DSM 17965, a single window of DNA contains:
- a CDS encoding cytochrome c3 family protein produces MQTRYKPIAIVTVLLGVLGVVGYLSPGSTEEMPTRLLFENAGGKVVFTHKVHAEKYQIPCQQCHHESDEPSSKPLPCGSCHPASYEDGFVAAHQDAIDQQYCNRCHHAELAESKFDHEGHKDYVGGCTDCHHDSTIEPEPTACSDCHQQEGDEAMPSLMDATHKRCADCHADMFDQKLEGCENCHGMEKGGTMYPSCSSCHFESKDLPLAARMEAYHVGCMQCHKEKGAGPHTPEDCNKCHFR; encoded by the coding sequence GTGCAAACGCGCTACAAGCCGATCGCCATCGTCACGGTGCTCCTGGGAGTGCTGGGGGTGGTGGGGTATCTGAGTCCGGGTTCCACGGAAGAGATGCCCACCCGCCTGCTGTTCGAGAACGCCGGGGGCAAGGTGGTATTCACCCACAAGGTCCATGCCGAGAAGTACCAGATACCCTGCCAGCAGTGCCACCACGAGAGCGACGAGCCCTCGAGCAAGCCTCTGCCCTGCGGCTCCTGCCACCCTGCCTCCTATGAGGATGGCTTCGTGGCCGCGCACCAGGACGCCATCGACCAGCAGTACTGCAACCGCTGCCACCACGCCGAACTGGCCGAGAGCAAGTTCGACCACGAGGGCCACAAGGACTACGTGGGCGGCTGCACCGATTGCCACCACGACAGCACCATCGAGCCCGAGCCCACGGCCTGCTCCGACTGCCACCAGCAGGAGGGCGACGAGGCCATGCCCTCGCTGATGGACGCCACCCACAAGCGCTGCGCCGACTGCCACGCGGACATGTTCGACCAGAAGCTCGAGGGCTGCGAGAACTGCCACGGCATGGAGAAGGGCGGCACCATGTATCCTTCGTGCTCCTCCTGCCACTTCGAGTCCAAGGATCTCCCCCTGGCGGCCCGGATGGAGGCCTACCACGTGGGTTGCATGCAGTGTCACAAGGAAAAGGGCGCTGGCCCCCATACCCCAGAAGACTGCAACAAGTGCCATTTCCGGTGA
- the rsxE gene encoding electron transport complex subunit RsxE, whose product MSFVKEFTKGLWQELPPFRLVLGLCPVLAVTKSAADGLGMGAAVIFVLVLSNAIISLVRNLIPKKVRIACFIVIAASLVVAVELLMQAYAYPLYQSLGIFVPLIVVNCIILGRAEAFASKNPVHLSIADGLGMGIGFTMSLTFLGAIRETFGAGHVFGMSVFGPDFKPFTFMVEAPGAFVCLGLILGAMNFLAIWQSKRKGLPEPSLAASCGGCRACGIGESKQVIQEG is encoded by the coding sequence ATGAGTTTCGTCAAGGAGTTCACCAAGGGCCTGTGGCAGGAGCTGCCGCCCTTCCGGCTGGTGCTCGGCCTGTGCCCCGTCCTGGCGGTGACCAAATCCGCCGCGGACGGCCTGGGTATGGGCGCGGCGGTCATCTTCGTGCTCGTCCTGTCCAACGCCATTATCTCCCTGGTGCGCAACCTCATTCCCAAGAAAGTGCGCATCGCCTGCTTCATCGTCATCGCCGCCTCCCTGGTTGTCGCGGTGGAACTGCTCATGCAGGCCTACGCCTACCCGCTCTACCAGAGCCTGGGCATCTTCGTGCCGCTCATCGTGGTCAACTGCATCATCCTGGGCCGCGCCGAGGCCTTCGCCTCCAAGAACCCGGTGCACCTGTCCATCGCCGACGGGCTGGGCATGGGCATCGGCTTCACCATGTCCCTGACCTTCCTGGGCGCCATCCGCGAGACCTTCGGCGCCGGGCATGTGTTCGGGATGTCGGTGTTCGGGCCGGACTTCAAGCCCTTCACCTTCATGGTCGAGGCGCCCGGCGCCTTCGTCTGCCTGGGGCTCATCCTGGGGGCCATGAACTTCCTGGCCATCTGGCAGAGCAAGCGCAAGGGTCTGCCCGAGCCGTCCCTGGCGGCCTCGTGCGGCGGGTGCCGGGCGTGCGGCATCGGTGAATCCAAGCAAGTCATTCAGGAGGGGTAG
- a CDS encoding OmpA/MotB family protein yields MPSDQTAQGAPPPLAGPVPDPAVARARRIKLYEEDIFGGDTDVPEVHWSVPWADLMMTMFVLFTVLFVYASAKMDYLQAFRGHVEFESVDQVSEVGTRKGDVPVYDKHVPGLLPETGPQKLFESVSAAVTESALTDVHVELEGDTVRISMHGPMLFERFDARVQPEGLRFLAAVSAIAAKARYDVHVHGHTDNTPVHTPEFETNWELSTARALNVARVLMGAGRVDPAQITVSGHAMYKPRTPNITPESRLRNRRVEIELKRPTAPASIDYKGEGQ; encoded by the coding sequence ATGCCCAGCGACCAGACCGCCCAGGGCGCCCCGCCGCCCCTGGCCGGGCCCGTGCCCGACCCCGCCGTGGCCCGCGCCCGGCGCATCAAGCTGTACGAGGAGGACATCTTCGGCGGCGACACCGACGTGCCCGAGGTCCACTGGTCCGTGCCCTGGGCCGACCTGATGATGACCATGTTCGTGCTGTTCACGGTGCTCTTCGTCTACGCCAGCGCGAAGATGGACTATCTCCAGGCGTTCCGGGGGCATGTGGAGTTCGAAAGTGTGGACCAGGTCTCCGAGGTGGGCACGCGCAAGGGCGATGTGCCGGTGTACGACAAGCACGTGCCCGGCCTGCTGCCTGAAACGGGCCCGCAGAAGCTCTTCGAGTCCGTCAGCGCGGCGGTCACCGAGTCGGCCCTGACCGACGTGCATGTGGAACTGGAGGGCGACACCGTGCGCATCAGCATGCACGGGCCCATGCTCTTCGAGCGCTTCGACGCCCGAGTGCAGCCCGAGGGCCTGCGCTTCCTGGCCGCCGTGTCGGCCATCGCGGCCAAGGCCCGCTACGACGTGCACGTCCATGGGCACACGGACAACACCCCCGTGCACACCCCCGAGTTCGAGACCAACTGGGAGCTCTCCACCGCGCGGGCGCTGAACGTGGCGCGCGTGCTCATGGGCGCCGGGCGGGTGGACCCCGCGCAGATCACCGTTTCCGGGCATGCCATGTACAAGCCGCGCACCCCGAACATCACCCCCGAAAGCAGGCTGCGCAACCGCCGCGTGGAAATCGAGCTCAAGCGGCCAACGGCCCCCGCGTCCATCGACTACAAGGGAGAAGGGCAATGA
- the rnfG gene encoding RnfABCDGE type electron transport complex subunit G, with the protein MREIINMIVVLSLISGTSGLSLAYLKELTAKPIEDQVLFYVQGPAIKSVFADADNDPLAERKSFETPEGPVMVFPAKKGGKLTAVALEGFGGGFGGDIGVIVGIDLAKDSLAGIGVTTLKETPGLGTRVAEPKFQQQFRGLPLDRVGLSGKGGSVDAISGATVSSVGTVTAVNKAIDIYKGLKPQLEGAF; encoded by the coding sequence ATGCGTGAAATCATCAACATGATCGTCGTGCTCTCGCTCATCAGCGGGACTTCGGGCCTGTCCCTGGCCTATCTCAAGGAACTCACGGCCAAGCCCATTGAGGACCAGGTGCTCTTCTATGTCCAGGGTCCGGCCATCAAGAGCGTGTTCGCCGACGCGGACAACGACCCCCTGGCCGAACGCAAGAGCTTCGAGACCCCCGAGGGGCCGGTGATGGTCTTCCCGGCCAAGAAGGGCGGCAAGCTCACCGCCGTGGCCCTGGAGGGCTTCGGCGGCGGGTTTGGCGGCGACATCGGGGTCATCGTCGGCATCGACCTGGCCAAGGACTCCCTGGCGGGCATCGGCGTGACCACCCTCAAGGAGACCCCCGGCCTGGGCACGCGCGTGGCCGAACCCAAGTTCCAGCAGCAGTTCCGGGGTCTGCCCCTGGACCGCGTGGGCCTGAGCGGCAAGGGGGGCAGCGTCGACGCCATCTCCGGAGCGACCGTCTCCAGCGTGGGCACGGTGACTGCGGTGAACAAGGCCATCGACATCTACAAGGGCCTCAAGCCCCAACTGGAAGGGGCCTTCTAG
- a CDS encoding GGDEF domain-containing protein produces MKVDTKLSLILGLTVLAPMAAALFLAYGNRMEQLELFLCVFIIAFAIALKPLANYLGNVIFMADIRAMNNFCLRVKQGDYDAEWPLPPEGDDEHELMQLKRNFYWMVHAIASREDWLRCRLNDTAQSMEKFEQLSFLDGLTRISNRRFFEIRVREMAARALERGEAFHLMMIDCDGFKGVNDTLGHMAGDDLLIRLAEILRLSTREEKDTPFRYGGDEFGVLVAGVSRRGAVELAERIRRRFADLGIPGTSLSVGVAEGPGPLLGDVELVAEELKRAADDALYAAKNGGKNRVVTAWADGPEQPAAPAGPVVSAG; encoded by the coding sequence ATGAAAGTCGATACCAAACTGTCCCTGATCCTCGGCCTGACCGTGCTCGCGCCCATGGCGGCGGCGCTGTTCCTGGCCTACGGCAACCGCATGGAGCAGCTCGAGCTGTTCCTGTGCGTGTTCATCATCGCCTTCGCCATCGCCCTCAAGCCGCTGGCCAACTACCTGGGCAACGTCATCTTCATGGCCGACATCCGGGCCATGAACAACTTCTGCCTGCGGGTGAAGCAGGGCGACTACGACGCCGAATGGCCCCTGCCCCCCGAGGGCGACGACGAGCACGAGCTCATGCAACTCAAGCGCAATTTCTACTGGATGGTCCACGCCATTGCCAGCCGCGAGGACTGGCTGCGCTGCCGCCTGAACGACACGGCCCAGAGCATGGAGAAGTTCGAGCAGCTCTCCTTTCTCGACGGCCTGACGCGCATCTCCAACCGCCGCTTCTTCGAGATCCGCGTGCGCGAGATGGCCGCCCGGGCCCTGGAGCGCGGCGAGGCCTTCCACCTGATGATGATCGACTGCGACGGGTTCAAGGGCGTGAACGACACCCTGGGGCACATGGCGGGCGACGACCTGCTCATCCGCCTGGCGGAGATCCTGCGCCTGTCCACCCGCGAGGAGAAGGACACGCCCTTCCGCTACGGGGGCGACGAGTTCGGGGTGCTGGTGGCCGGGGTGTCGCGCCGGGGCGCGGTGGAGCTGGCCGAGCGCATCCGCCGCCGTTTCGCCGACCTGGGCATCCCCGGCACCTCGCTCAGCGTGGGCGTGGCCGAGGGCCCCGGGCCGCTGCTGGGCGACGTGGAGCTCGTGGCCGAAGAGCTCAAGCGCGCGGCGGACGACGCCCTCTATGCCGCCAAGAACGGCGGCAAGAACCGCGTGGTCACGGCCTGGGCCGACGGCCCGGAGCAGCCCGCAGCCCCGGCGGGCCCGGTGGTCAGCGCCGGATAG
- a CDS encoding motility protein A, with product MTRSNAIGAALCVIIFIIAFAMAGSLGAYLNLEAILVVASGTLGATLLSFPLDQIKTAFFVARGAYRHGGTNPDDVIGVLLDLSIRSRVDGLQSLEHAGERTTFNFLREALNMVADNYAVDDIRDILMTEIHFFKIRRRQQERVFRAMAAYSPAFGLAGSVIGLIGLLFGLGNTGEILKYIPIALISTLYGILLGNFVLSPVAENIRSKTDREILVHKLIIEGVTAIKTETNPHVLEKKLSSFLTPAARRETRETFDDMRRRYLKLARQRRDAEAPAEAPGAGTGGGAAQRRR from the coding sequence ATGACCCGTTCCAACGCCATCGGCGCCGCCCTGTGCGTGATCATCTTCATCATCGCCTTCGCCATGGCTGGCAGCCTGGGGGCCTACCTGAACCTGGAGGCCATCCTGGTCGTGGCCTCGGGCACCCTGGGCGCCACGCTGCTCTCCTTCCCGCTGGACCAGATCAAGACCGCCTTTTTCGTGGCCCGGGGCGCCTACCGCCACGGCGGCACCAACCCCGACGACGTCATCGGCGTGCTGCTGGACCTGTCCATCCGCTCGCGCGTGGACGGGCTGCAAAGCCTCGAGCACGCCGGGGAGCGCACCACCTTCAACTTCCTGCGCGAAGCCCTGAACATGGTGGCCGACAACTACGCCGTGGACGACATCCGCGACATCCTGATGACGGAGATCCATTTCTTCAAGATCCGGCGCCGCCAGCAGGAGCGCGTGTTCCGGGCCATGGCGGCCTACTCCCCGGCCTTCGGCCTGGCGGGCAGCGTCATCGGCCTCATCGGCCTGCTCTTCGGGCTGGGCAACACCGGCGAAATCCTCAAATACATCCCCATCGCGCTCATCTCCACCCTGTACGGCATCCTGCTGGGCAACTTCGTGCTCTCGCCCGTGGCCGAGAACATCCGCAGCAAGACCGACCGGGAGATCCTGGTCCACAAGCTGATCATCGAGGGCGTCACGGCCATCAAGACCGAGACCAACCCCCACGTGCTGGAGAAGAAGCTCTCCTCGTTCCTGACCCCGGCCGCGCGCCGCGAAACCCGCGAGACCTTCGACGACATGCGCCGGCGCTACCTCAAGCTGGCCCGCCAGCGCCGCGACGCCGAAGCCCCCGCCGAGGCCCCCGGGGCCGGAACGGGCGGCGGCGCCGCCCAGCGCAGGCGCTAG
- a CDS encoding 4Fe-4S dicluster domain-containing protein, translating to MTKPRFSLLSGSSGPVQAGPEPGVVRIPLRGHSTKTIKKKAPVNPGTLVAEHPGTSVGDAHSPILGVVADVTDAEVVITAGPAQPAKEGEAAPTAPAVAPVPLDGLSRDDLKKALKSLGVSTSAFAKAPLLVVNGLNPEPGTHIAEALLAQCRETLEKGLALVQKLVEPPSVVLAVPAGSAATLHGCTVKQLSPVYPSSLNPLVVKAVTGKESMNGVTVVSVMDLYGVGRVAETGLPLTETVLTVGDKALLVKVGTPLADVLAQAGVAPEPCDRVVVGGPLRGKAVASTDAGVAKGDYALTVVPAAAFPPVTDKACINCGECVLVCPSRILPGFITRFVEFKLFDKAKEYHIEACMECGLCGYACTARRPLMQFIRLGKQTLELQASALTACRLQGE from the coding sequence ATGACCAAGCCGAGATTCAGCCTTCTTAGCGGTAGCAGCGGTCCCGTGCAGGCCGGCCCCGAGCCCGGGGTTGTGCGCATTCCCCTGCGCGGTCATTCCACGAAAACAATCAAGAAGAAGGCCCCGGTGAACCCCGGGACCCTGGTGGCCGAGCATCCCGGCACCTCCGTGGGCGACGCCCACTCGCCCATCCTGGGCGTGGTGGCCGACGTGACCGACGCCGAGGTGGTCATCACCGCCGGCCCGGCCCAGCCCGCCAAGGAGGGCGAGGCCGCTCCGACCGCCCCCGCCGTCGCGCCCGTGCCCCTGGACGGCCTGTCGCGCGACGACCTCAAGAAGGCCCTGAAGTCCCTGGGCGTGTCCACCTCGGCCTTCGCCAAGGCGCCGCTTTTGGTGGTCAACGGCCTGAACCCCGAGCCCGGCACGCACATCGCCGAGGCGCTGCTGGCCCAGTGCCGCGAGACCCTGGAAAAGGGCCTGGCCCTGGTGCAGAAGCTGGTGGAGCCCCCGTCGGTGGTCCTGGCCGTGCCTGCGGGCAGCGCCGCGACCCTGCACGGCTGCACCGTCAAGCAGCTCTCGCCCGTGTACCCCTCCAGCCTGAACCCGCTGGTGGTCAAGGCCGTCACGGGCAAGGAGTCCATGAACGGCGTGACCGTGGTCAGCGTCATGGACCTGTACGGCGTGGGCCGGGTGGCCGAAACCGGGCTGCCGCTCACCGAGACGGTGCTCACCGTTGGCGACAAGGCGCTGCTGGTCAAGGTCGGCACGCCGCTGGCCGACGTGCTGGCCCAGGCGGGCGTCGCGCCCGAGCCCTGCGACCGCGTGGTCGTGGGCGGGCCCCTGCGCGGCAAGGCCGTGGCCTCGACCGATGCCGGGGTGGCCAAGGGCGACTACGCCCTGACCGTCGTGCCCGCCGCGGCTTTCCCGCCGGTCACCGACAAGGCCTGCATCAACTGCGGCGAATGCGTGCTGGTCTGCCCGTCGCGGATCCTGCCCGGGTTCATCACCCGCTTCGTCGAGTTCAAGCTGTTCGACAAGGCCAAGGAGTACCACATCGAGGCCTGCATGGAATGCGGCCTGTGCGGCTATGCCTGCACGGCTCGGCGGCCCCTGATGCAGTTCATCCGGCTGGGCAAGCAGACCCTGGAACTTCAGGCCTCGGCCCTCACCGCCTGCCGCCTGCAGGGCGAGTAA
- a CDS encoding molybdopterin-dependent oxidoreductase, with protein MAKKTVYSVCGMCSVRCPIMVETEDGNVSFIQGNPHDPGMAGGLCPRGGAGYALLMDEERPQAPMIRQGARGEGKWKTVTWDEALDYVADKLRAIMAEHGPRAVLWSDRGGPFADLHQAFMRAIGSPNYCNHDAACARNVQHAAKSVMGKGRKEVGYDYKNCKHLVLQTRNIFEAINVKEVNGVLDSKAAGGKVTCIDIRANITATKADNFFMIRPGTDYAFNLAVINTLLANGWYDKDYAERFIEGLDTLEAFVAPYTPEWAEQETGISAEAIVKFCKELKSAAPAVIWHPGWMTARYTTSFYVSRTAYLINALLGSIGAKGGLPFVNGPGDFGKKGLKSFAALFPKPEEKRADGAGWKLKHIDAGPGLINKAYEAIESGDPYPVKAYIVHRHDPLHAMPDQARMKKIWENLDLLVATTFSWSDTAWHADVVLPMSTYLERDSPIATKKGVKAYFFRRDRAVEPRYDTRAEWEILGGLAKRLGRPELAFETAQDMWNFQLDGTGYTPADFDATGEIWLADKPKYRTWDELKFGTPSGKIEVVCQKLEDMGLPSLLPYQSPAAPPEGQFRIAFGRCALHTQGHTVNNTMLNEQMPVNPVWINTARAKALGLADGDAITVSGGGYSAQSVALVTDFIHPEAAFMVHGFGHRIPAESRSSRGIADQEMMTGGLDKVDPAGGAIAMQEHFITIAKA; from the coding sequence ATGGCCAAGAAAACCGTCTACAGCGTCTGCGGCATGTGCTCCGTGCGCTGCCCCATCATGGTGGAAACCGAAGACGGCAACGTGAGCTTCATCCAGGGCAACCCGCACGATCCCGGCATGGCCGGCGGCCTGTGCCCGCGCGGCGGGGCGGGCTACGCCCTGCTCATGGACGAGGAGCGCCCCCAGGCGCCCATGATCCGCCAGGGCGCGCGCGGCGAAGGCAAGTGGAAGACCGTGACCTGGGACGAGGCCCTGGACTACGTGGCCGACAAGCTCCGGGCCATCATGGCCGAGCACGGCCCGCGCGCGGTGCTGTGGTCCGACCGCGGCGGCCCCTTCGCCGACCTGCACCAGGCCTTCATGCGCGCCATCGGCTCGCCCAACTACTGCAACCACGACGCCGCCTGCGCGCGCAACGTGCAACACGCCGCCAAGTCCGTCATGGGCAAGGGCCGCAAGGAAGTCGGCTACGACTACAAGAACTGCAAGCACCTCGTCTTGCAGACGCGCAACATCTTCGAGGCCATCAACGTCAAGGAAGTCAACGGCGTGCTGGACAGCAAGGCCGCCGGGGGCAAGGTCACCTGCATCGACATCCGGGCCAACATCACCGCCACCAAGGCCGACAACTTCTTCATGATCCGCCCCGGCACGGACTACGCCTTCAACCTGGCCGTGATCAACACCCTGCTGGCCAACGGCTGGTACGACAAGGACTACGCCGAGCGCTTCATCGAGGGCCTGGACACGCTCGAGGCCTTCGTCGCGCCCTACACCCCCGAGTGGGCCGAGCAGGAGACCGGCATTTCCGCCGAGGCCATCGTCAAGTTCTGCAAGGAGCTGAAATCCGCCGCCCCCGCCGTGATCTGGCACCCGGGCTGGATGACCGCGCGTTACACCACGTCCTTCTACGTCAGCCGCACGGCGTACCTGATCAACGCCCTGCTGGGGTCCATCGGCGCCAAGGGCGGCCTGCCCTTCGTCAACGGCCCCGGCGACTTCGGCAAGAAGGGCCTCAAGTCCTTCGCGGCCCTGTTCCCCAAGCCCGAGGAAAAGCGCGCCGACGGCGCGGGCTGGAAGCTCAAGCACATCGACGCGGGCCCCGGGCTCATCAACAAGGCCTACGAGGCCATCGAATCCGGCGACCCGTACCCGGTCAAGGCCTACATCGTGCACCGCCACGACCCGCTGCACGCCATGCCCGACCAGGCACGCATGAAGAAGATATGGGAAAACCTCGACCTGCTGGTAGCCACGACCTTCAGCTGGTCCGACACCGCCTGGCACGCCGACGTGGTCCTGCCCATGAGCACCTACCTGGAGCGCGACTCGCCCATCGCCACCAAGAAGGGCGTCAAGGCGTACTTCTTCCGCCGCGACCGCGCCGTGGAGCCGCGCTACGACACCCGGGCCGAATGGGAAATCCTCGGCGGGCTGGCCAAGCGCCTGGGCCGCCCCGAGCTGGCCTTCGAGACCGCCCAGGACATGTGGAACTTCCAGCTCGACGGCACGGGTTACACCCCGGCGGACTTCGACGCCACCGGCGAGATCTGGCTGGCCGACAAGCCCAAGTACCGCACCTGGGACGAGCTCAAGTTCGGCACGCCCTCGGGCAAGATCGAGGTCGTCTGCCAGAAGCTCGAAGACATGGGCCTGCCCTCGCTGCTGCCCTACCAGAGCCCGGCGGCCCCGCCCGAAGGCCAGTTCCGCATCGCCTTTGGCCGCTGCGCCCTGCACACCCAGGGTCACACCGTCAACAACACCATGCTCAACGAGCAGATGCCCGTGAACCCGGTGTGGATCAACACCGCCCGGGCCAAGGCCCTGGGCCTGGCCGACGGTGACGCCATCACCGTGTCCGGCGGGGGCTACTCGGCCCAGTCCGTGGCCCTGGTCACGGACTTCATCCACCCCGAGGCGGCCTTCATGGTCCACGGCTTCGGCCACCGCATCCCCGCCGAATCGCGCTCCTCGCGGGGCATCGCCGACCAGGAGATGATGACCGGCGGCCTGGACAAGGTGGACCCGGCGGGCGGCGCCATCGCCATGCAGGAGCACTTCATCACCATCGCCAAGGCATAA
- a CDS encoding RnfABCDGE type electron transport complex subunit A, producing MLIAAIFVNNIILAQYLGCCPFVGCSKDRGVAVGMGAAVTFVASMATAFTWLMQKYVLNPFGLGYLQTLVFILVIASLVQFVEMFLKKMVPPLYKSLGIFLPLITTNCAVLGLAILAQRNEFGLGVAVFYAFAAALGFTLALFLMAGIRERLIISRVPKSMQGTSIGLVMAGLMSLTFFAFQGMIG from the coding sequence ATGCTCATCGCGGCGATATTCGTCAACAACATCATCCTGGCCCAGTACCTGGGGTGCTGCCCCTTCGTGGGCTGCTCCAAGGACCGCGGCGTGGCCGTCGGCATGGGCGCGGCGGTGACCTTCGTGGCCTCCATGGCCACGGCCTTCACCTGGCTCATGCAGAAATACGTCCTCAACCCCTTCGGCCTGGGCTATCTCCAGACCCTGGTCTTCATCCTGGTCATCGCCTCCCTGGTGCAGTTCGTGGAGATGTTCCTCAAGAAGATGGTCCCGCCGCTGTACAAGTCCCTGGGCATCTTCCTGCCGCTCATCACCACCAACTGCGCGGTGCTGGGCTTGGCCATCTTGGCCCAGCGCAACGAGTTCGGGCTGGGCGTGGCGGTGTTCTATGCCTTCGCGGCGGCCCTGGGCTTCACCCTGGCCCTGTTCCTCATGGCCGGAATCCGGGAGAGGCTGATCATCTCCCGGGTGCCCAAGTCCATGCAGGGCACGTCCATCGGCCTGGTCATGGCAGGGCTCATGTCCCTGACATTCTTCGCCTTCCAGGGCATGATCGGCTAG
- a CDS encoding FeoA family protein, whose amino-acid sequence MEQTTGLRQLKINCRAKIRQVTAQGELGRRIRDMGLVPDTEIQVIGKAPLRDPVAIRLRDFTLTLRNNEADHITVTVLECADV is encoded by the coding sequence ATGGAACAGACCACAGGACTGCGGCAGCTCAAGATCAACTGCCGGGCAAAAATCCGTCAGGTCACCGCCCAGGGCGAACTGGGCAGGCGCATCCGCGACATGGGCCTGGTGCCCGACACCGAGATCCAGGTCATCGGCAAGGCCCCGCTGCGCGACCCCGTGGCCATCCGCCTGCGCGACTTCACCCTGACCCTGCGCAACAACGAGGCCGACCACATCACCGTCACAGTCCTGGAGTGCGCCGATGTCTGA
- a CDS encoding DUF3108 domain-containing protein produces the protein MANPRIRPLTVLALVLALAALRPAPATALEGLPFCAGERLVYTLRWAALTAGESSIEVLPVTQVDGEPALHFRMQAKTTEFVDFFYKVRDTVDAYTDTGLNRSLLYLKKQREGSYKRDITVRFFWDRFKAQYSNLTNGPKDPIGVYPDTFDPLSVFYAFRIMPLELGGTVLRPVTDGVKCVLGRATVLARETVEVPAGTFDCYLVEPDLSHVGGVFRKSPGAALHVWVTADERRIPVRISSKVAVGHFHALLTEMQGPADCYAGWAPGP, from the coding sequence ATGGCGAATCCCCGCATCCGTCCCCTGACTGTCCTGGCCCTGGTCCTGGCCCTGGCCGCCTTGCGGCCCGCGCCCGCCACGGCCCTGGAGGGCCTGCCCTTCTGCGCGGGCGAGCGGCTGGTCTACACCCTGCGCTGGGCCGCCCTCACCGCCGGAGAGTCGTCCATCGAGGTCTTGCCCGTGACGCAGGTGGACGGCGAGCCTGCCCTGCACTTCCGGATGCAGGCCAAGACCACCGAGTTCGTGGACTTCTTCTACAAGGTCCGCGACACGGTGGACGCCTACACCGACACCGGGCTGAACCGCTCGCTGCTCTACCTCAAGAAGCAGCGCGAGGGCTCCTACAAGCGCGACATCACGGTGCGCTTCTTCTGGGACCGCTTCAAGGCCCAGTACTCCAACCTCACCAACGGCCCCAAGGACCCCATCGGCGTCTACCCGGACACCTTCGACCCCCTGTCGGTGTTCTACGCCTTCCGCATCATGCCCCTGGAGCTGGGGGGCACGGTGCTGCGCCCGGTGACGGACGGGGTGAAATGCGTCCTGGGCCGGGCCACGGTGCTGGCCCGCGAGACCGTGGAGGTGCCTGCCGGGACCTTCGACTGCTACCTCGTGGAGCCGGACCTGTCCCACGTGGGCGGCGTGTTCCGCAAGAGCCCGGGGGCCGCGCTGCACGTCTGGGTCACCGCCGACGAGCGGCGCATCCCGGTGCGCATCTCCAGCAAGGTCGCCGTGGGCCACTTCCATGCCCTGCTGACCGAGATGCAGGGCCCGGCGGACTGCTACGCGGGCTGGGCCCCCGGGCCCTGA
- a CDS encoding RnfABCDGE type electron transport complex subunit D, producing MAKEATAPTLYTVAAPPHWHCGRTVTGVMQQYILALVPAAVMAVVYYGLPALRVMALSCATAVAVEALCCRIMDRESSVDDFHAVLTGLLLAFLLPAMAPWWLVVMGAALSILIGKMFFGGLGGNPLCPAVVGWAIVALSWKTQADPDAMVLSTMLINPLTQLKYLGLEAAQQVSTTDMLLGRQLGALGATQVLALLAGGAYLAARGVLRLCIPLAFLAGVLLTAGIFFMLDPGVHPSPVFHLLTGSVVLAAFFLATDPNSSPVTRPGMVAFGLTCGVMTVLIRVYGIYPDGTPFAVLFAALFTPIFDLIRPKPFGAR from the coding sequence ATGGCGAAAGAGGCAACCGCACCCACCCTGTACACCGTGGCCGCGCCGCCCCACTGGCACTGCGGCCGCACCGTCACCGGGGTCATGCAACAGTATATCCTGGCCCTTGTTCCCGCCGCGGTCATGGCCGTGGTCTATTACGGCCTGCCCGCCCTGCGGGTCATGGCCCTGTCGTGCGCCACGGCTGTGGCCGTCGAGGCGCTGTGCTGCCGGATCATGGACCGCGAGTCCAGCGTGGACGACTTCCACGCCGTGCTCACGGGCCTGCTCCTGGCCTTCCTGCTCCCGGCCATGGCGCCGTGGTGGCTGGTGGTCATGGGCGCGGCCCTGTCCATCCTCATCGGCAAGATGTTCTTCGGCGGCCTGGGCGGCAACCCGCTGTGCCCGGCTGTCGTGGGCTGGGCCATCGTCGCCCTGTCCTGGAAGACCCAGGCCGACCCCGACGCCATGGTGCTCAGCACCATGCTGATCAACCCCCTGACCCAGCTCAAGTACCTGGGCCTGGAGGCGGCGCAGCAGGTCAGCACTACCGATATGCTCCTGGGGCGCCAGCTCGGCGCGCTGGGCGCGACCCAGGTGCTGGCGCTGCTGGCTGGCGGGGCGTACCTGGCGGCCCGGGGCGTCCTGCGGCTGTGCATTCCCCTGGCCTTCCTGGCCGGAGTGCTGCTGACGGCGGGGATATTCTTCATGCTGGACCCCGGCGTGCACCCGAGCCCCGTCTTCCACCTGCTGACCGGCAGTGTGGTGCTGGCCGCGTTCTTCCTGGCCACGGACCCCAACTCCTCGCCGGTGACCCGCCCGGGCATGGTGGCCTTCGGGCTCACCTGCGGCGTGATGACCGTGCTCATCCGGGTCTACGGCATTTACCCCGACGGCACGCCCTTCGCGGTACTCTTCGCGGCCCTGTTCACCCCGATCTTCGATCTCATCCGGCCCAAACCCTTCGGCGCGAGGTGA